A part of Paenibacillus sp. 481 genomic DNA contains:
- a CDS encoding O-antigen ligase family protein produces MSSYGYTKSNAIGNQSNNKPTSTLEWILLGLVTLILIWAPFQMSLFNGQIAGHEQKIYYSVMLTTLVAAVSAVAIYKSKSEITNRDILQLAVFVLPLVYLISLIPAVSNYLATNMVLIQFVCAFFFIASIQVTKNENLNSLIAKIIVGSAYSIVIFGLMHWFKTTTVISTLFGWFIPFKENGLYHDAVLATRDGFRLTSVFQYANTYAAYLMAFLFVALFYLTSARKMVAQAAHSFILVPILLSILLTLSRAGLVLLPVIFILVLLFIKPARQLLWFVHLGIGVIATVLIVNPVTEIGLALHNNTDNPQAMKGWFYVIAASLVVMALSLVIQRYIAPWLEQKLEQFSAKKFATAIIPVGGALVGIVLIVILIGTNAKSLLPENIATRLDNINLQQHSLLERIAFHKDALKMATDHPLFGAGGGAWRDLHEKYEGNPYRIENPHSFALQYLTDVGFVGFLVIFAFLIYIYYQYIRTYFKADDATRDKHFIYFIIATSILIHSLLDLNMHYVYIGMLVFFSLGGMVAAIDSKPLAKFKPTVFRATMTSVLALSSILLFITSIVFAQASSSYKDSLVTLEQTKNLGETMKHLDKAMQARPAHPEYAEQKGKLYTSVYKQENNEEFFKIAEDSFKTALEEEPYNKILLLRLMQLYEAKGLDDEVYNIMSKYASHFPWDMEWYTRYMDITFRKGYSAVTAQPEQKSKYLNEVIAAFKHVEAGVERIKSLPKGQEQGRPFHVSTPMALNAVRAYYVMGDANQAAQAVKPYLSEDLTQESNRELVRWYVAATIQAGNVDQQWYDKLLAAAPSEKEQVEQIAAMNFKAN; encoded by the coding sequence TTGTCTTCATATGGGTATACAAAAAGTAATGCAATTGGTAATCAAAGCAACAATAAACCTACATCTACTTTGGAATGGATTCTGCTTGGCTTGGTAACCTTAATATTAATATGGGCTCCTTTTCAAATGAGCCTTTTTAATGGGCAAATAGCTGGTCATGAGCAAAAAATTTATTATAGTGTTATGCTCACCACTTTAGTTGCTGCTGTCAGCGCAGTAGCAATCTACAAGTCTAAATCAGAGATTACAAACAGGGATATCCTACAGTTAGCCGTATTTGTACTACCATTGGTATATCTCATCTCATTAATACCAGCAGTATCAAATTATTTAGCAACAAACATGGTTCTTATTCAGTTTGTTTGTGCGTTCTTTTTCATTGCAAGCATTCAGGTCACTAAGAATGAGAATCTAAATAGTCTTATAGCAAAAATCATCGTGGGAAGCGCTTATAGTATTGTTATTTTTGGTCTTATGCACTGGTTCAAAACAACGACCGTAATTAGCACCTTATTTGGTTGGTTCATACCATTTAAAGAAAATGGCCTTTACCATGATGCCGTATTAGCTACTAGGGACGGCTTCCGTCTCACTTCGGTATTTCAATATGCGAATACGTATGCGGCATACTTAATGGCCTTTTTATTTGTTGCATTATTTTATCTTACATCTGCACGAAAAATGGTTGCTCAGGCTGCACACAGTTTCATATTAGTACCTATACTTTTATCGATACTGCTTACTCTTTCACGCGCAGGCCTAGTCCTGTTGCCTGTTATTTTTATTCTTGTATTGCTATTTATTAAACCTGCTAGACAATTGCTATGGTTTGTTCATTTAGGCATTGGCGTTATAGCAACCGTATTGATCGTGAATCCTGTAACCGAAATCGGCTTAGCGCTACATAATAACACTGATAATCCACAAGCAATGAAAGGCTGGTTCTATGTCATTGCTGCGTCGTTAGTGGTCATGGCCTTAAGTCTTGTTATTCAACGTTACATAGCGCCGTGGTTGGAGCAAAAGCTTGAGCAATTTTCAGCAAAAAAATTCGCTACTGCCATAATTCCTGTAGGTGGTGCACTTGTAGGAATAGTACTCATCGTCATATTAATCGGTACGAATGCTAAAAGCTTGTTGCCAGAAAACATTGCAACCCGTCTCGATAATATTAACTTACAACAACACAGTTTGTTGGAACGTATCGCATTTCATAAAGATGCACTAAAAATGGCAACAGACCACCCGTTGTTCGGAGCAGGTGGCGGTGCATGGCGGGATTTGCATGAAAAGTATGAGGGCAACCCTTACAGAATAGAAAATCCCCACAGCTTTGCGCTTCAATACTTAACGGATGTGGGTTTTGTCGGATTTCTAGTTATATTTGCGTTTTTGATATATATCTATTATCAATATATTCGCACTTATTTTAAAGCGGACGACGCAACAAGAGATAAACATTTTATCTACTTTATTATTGCAACGAGTATTTTAATTCACAGTTTGCTTGACCTAAACATGCATTATGTATATATCGGTATGCTTGTCTTTTTCAGCTTGGGTGGAATGGTGGCGGCCATAGACTCTAAGCCGCTAGCCAAGTTCAAACCAACGGTATTTCGTGCTACAATGACTAGCGTCTTAGCCTTATCATCCATACTGTTATTTATTACTTCCATTGTTTTTGCTCAAGCTTCTAGTTCATATAAAGATTCGTTGGTAACTTTGGAGCAAACAAAAAATTTAGGTGAAACGATGAAGCATCTGGATAAAGCAATGCAAGCTCGTCCAGCACACCCTGAATATGCTGAACAAAAAGGAAAACTGTATACATCTGTATATAAGCAGGAAAACAACGAAGAGTTCTTTAAAATAGCTGAGGACAGCTTTAAAACAGCATTGGAAGAAGAGCCTTATAATAAAATCTTGCTGTTACGATTAATGCAGTTATATGAAGCTAAAGGATTAGACGATGAAGTTTACAACATTATGTCCAAATATGCTTCTCATTTCCCTTGGGACATGGAATGGTATACAAGATATATGGATATTACGTTCCGCAAAGGTTACAGTGCAGTCACTGCACAGCCAGAACAAAAAAGTAAATACTTGAATGAAGTTATAGCTGCATTTAAGCATGTTGAAGCAGGCGTAGAACGAATTAAATCATTGCCAAAAGGGCAAGAGCAAGGCAGACCGTTCCATGTATCTACTCCGATGGCGCTAAACGCTGTCCGCGCTTACTATGTGATGGGTGATGCAAATCAAGCTGCACAAGCAGTGAAACCTTACTTGTCAGAAGATTTAACACAAGAGAGCAATCGAGAATTAGTTCGCTGGTATGTCGCGGCAACTATTCAAGCTGGTAATGTTGATCAGCAATGGTATGACAAACTATTGGCAGCAGCTCCTTCCGAAAAAGAGCAAGTAGAACAAATCGCAGCAATGAATTTTAAAGCTAACTAA